One genomic region from Acidobacteriota bacterium encodes:
- a CDS encoding tannase/feruloyl esterase family alpha/beta hydrolase, whose protein sequence is MALLWAALPTAGAQVFADRATALVDYSRADFGPAKACPGMSGFRAKDLVQLSAAPVPGAEGVPAYCRVSGLLDPEIAFEVSLPDRWNGRLYMIGNGGHAGEALDDPGRVSQIHDALKVGFAVAQTNTGHDSRKEPGATFVMSDPQKAIDYAYRAVHLTAVTARAIAKDYFGRSVDYAYWNSCSNGGRQGLIEAQRFPEDFDGIVANAPWVDQTGFTIGALWNQRALDEAPLSAAKLHLLAERVMARCDAMDGLADGLIDDPRRCDFDPARDVPACAAGVDEPGCLTAAQATTVARIQNGPVSKGKPFFPGFEPGSEAVMPNFFGGGVSSGWLNMIVSPQPGGKSADFGLAEDTMRYLVHKPPKPDYDYKTFDFDKDIKMLERWGKLADAKDADLGKFRNRGGKLLMTYGWADSILQPRMGVRYYEEAVRKNGPGTGDFFRLFMVPGMSHCSGGIGPDQHDPMTVIINWVEKGKAPDQIIARRTVDGKVVRTRPLCPYPQVARHTGEGSIDDAANFRCVEP, encoded by the coding sequence GTGGCATTGCTTTGGGCGGCGCTTCCGACGGCGGGCGCGCAGGTCTTTGCCGACCGCGCGACGGCGCTGGTGGACTATTCAAGGGCCGACTTCGGGCCGGCCAAGGCGTGCCCGGGCATGAGCGGCTTCAGGGCGAAGGACCTCGTCCAGCTCTCCGCGGCCCCGGTGCCCGGCGCGGAGGGCGTGCCCGCCTACTGCCGGGTCTCCGGGCTGCTCGACCCGGAGATCGCCTTCGAGGTCAGCCTCCCCGACCGGTGGAACGGCCGCCTCTACATGATCGGCAACGGCGGCCACGCCGGGGAAGCGCTCGATGATCCGGGGCGCGTGTCGCAGATCCACGACGCCCTGAAGGTGGGCTTCGCCGTCGCCCAGACCAACACCGGCCACGACTCGCGCAAGGAGCCGGGCGCCACCTTCGTCATGAGCGATCCGCAAAAGGCGATCGACTATGCCTACCGCGCCGTGCATCTCACCGCCGTGACGGCCAGGGCCATTGCAAAGGATTACTTCGGCCGGAGCGTGGACTACGCCTACTGGAACTCCTGCTCCAACGGCGGGCGGCAGGGGCTGATCGAGGCCCAGCGCTTCCCGGAGGATTTCGACGGCATCGTGGCCAACGCCCCCTGGGTGGACCAGACGGGGTTCACCATCGGCGCCTTGTGGAACCAGCGCGCGCTGGACGAGGCCCCCTTGTCGGCGGCCAAGCTCCACCTGCTGGCCGAAAGGGTGATGGCCAGGTGCGACGCGATGGACGGGCTCGCCGACGGGCTGATCGACGACCCGCGCCGGTGCGATTTCGACCCGGCGCGCGACGTCCCGGCGTGCGCCGCGGGGGTCGACGAACCGGGCTGCCTCACGGCGGCCCAGGCCACGACGGTCGCCAGGATCCAGAACGGTCCGGTGAGCAAGGGGAAACCGTTCTTCCCCGGCTTCGAGCCGGGGAGTGAAGCGGTGATGCCCAACTTCTTCGGCGGCGGAGTGTCGAGCGGGTGGCTGAACATGATCGTGAGCCCGCAGCCGGGGGGGAAGTCGGCCGACTTCGGCCTGGCGGAGGACACCATGCGCTATCTCGTGCACAAGCCCCCCAAACCCGACTACGATTACAAAACCTTCGACTTCGACAAAGACATCAAAATGCTCGAGCGCTGGGGCAAGCTGGCCGACGCCAAGGACGCGGACCTCGGAAAGTTCCGCAACCGGGGGGGGAAGCTCCTCATGACCTACGGCTGGGCCGACTCCATCCTGCAGCCCCGGATGGGTGTTCGCTACTACGAGGAAGCGGTGCGCAAAAACGGCCCCGGCACGGGCGATTTCTTCCGGCTTTTCATGGTGCCGGGGATGTCGCACTGCAGCGGCGGGATCGGCCCCGATCAGCACGACCCCATGACCGTCATCATCAACTGGGTGGAAAAAGGGAAAGCGCCGGACCAGATCATCGCCAGGCGAACGGTCGACGGGAAGGTCGTGCGCACCCGGCCGCTCTGCCCCTATCCTCAGGTGGCGCGCCACACGGGGGAGGGGAGTATCGACGACGCGGCCAATTTCCGTTGCGTGGAACCGTAG
- a CDS encoding UbiA family prenyltransferase: MKMMKIGGLYRLLRFELPFAAGVCVVLGQLFALGAFPPMYVALAAFLSIFSISASILVLNDCLDVETDRINAPGRPIPSGRVTRTEALGFSALLAGAGPLLGFALGAAPFALAILLLLVGFLYDRWFKKSGLPGNLMVAFSVGMTFVYGGVSVGEPWNGTVWFFALIAALLDLGEEIAADATDMTGDRLIQSRSLALTYGRRTALRISGSLFLLVILLTPLPFLLRWFLPVYALPIALMDIAIARPALLLVRSGHEETDDDAARRHIRLLYLGASGGMLLFLVMRLAGA; the protein is encoded by the coding sequence ATGAAGATGATGAAAATCGGAGGCCTCTATCGCCTGCTCCGGTTCGAACTCCCGTTTGCGGCGGGGGTTTGCGTGGTGCTGGGGCAGCTTTTCGCGCTGGGCGCGTTTCCCCCCATGTACGTGGCGCTGGCCGCCTTCCTCTCCATTTTTTCCATTTCCGCATCCATCCTCGTATTGAACGACTGCCTCGATGTCGAAACCGACAGGATCAACGCCCCAGGCCGGCCGATCCCCTCCGGCAGGGTGACACGGACCGAGGCCCTGGGGTTTTCGGCCCTCCTCGCAGGCGCGGGACCGCTCCTGGGCTTTGCGCTGGGCGCCGCCCCGTTCGCGCTCGCCATTCTCCTGCTTCTTGTGGGATTTCTCTATGACCGGTGGTTCAAGAAAAGCGGCCTGCCCGGGAACCTGATGGTCGCGTTCTCCGTCGGCATGACCTTCGTCTACGGCGGGGTAAGCGTCGGAGAGCCCTGGAACGGCACCGTCTGGTTTTTCGCCCTGATCGCAGCACTCCTGGATCTGGGCGAAGAGATCGCGGCCGACGCGACGGACATGACGGGGGACCGGTTGATTCAGTCCCGTTCGCTGGCGCTCACCTACGGCAGGCGCACCGCCCTGCGGATCAGCGGCAGCCTGTTTCTTCTCGTCATTCTCCTGACCCCCCTCCCCTTTTTGCTGCGCTGGTTCCTCCCCGTGTATGCCCTCCCGATCGCCCTCATGGACATCGCCATCGCCCGCCCCGCTCTTCTCCTCGTACGTTCCGGCCATGAAGAGACCGACGATGACGCGGCACGCCGGCACATCCGCCTGCTTTACCTGGGCGCCTCGGGCGGGATGCTCCTGTTCCTGGTAATGCGCCTGGCCGGCGCGTAA
- a CDS encoding glycoside hydrolase family 2 protein — protein sequence MKIPHGIRRRGLILGCGVLCALLGFGDRQRSPLVASASDASPRERLLINDGWRFIQGDPPGASSGLGYDAVKAWVLPTGNAFLADPAKGPVRPDGNPGVNTAYAAPAFDDSGWRTLDLPHDYAVEGPFTDAVSGSAGRLPAPGVAWYRKRLSIPGSDAGRSLFLDIDGAMSYSMVWCNGRFVGGWPYGYASYRLDLTPYLRPGRANLLAIRLDNPVPKDAGWQSGSSRWYPGAGIYRNVWLEKTGPVHVGQWGTFVTTPEVSAARARIHLKASIDNDSARDARLRVAHEIFEIDRGGRRGLKAVATIGPVLVRVPAGESASAEADGTLRNPKLWGIGEGQNPHRYLAVTTVRQEGKTVDVYETPFGIRTLRFDPDRGFFLNGRHLRLNGVCNHHDLGALGAAVNTRALERQLEMLAEMGVNAIRTSHNPPAPELLGLADRMGFLIMDEAFDVWARAKTELDYHRLFPEWHEQDLRALLRRDRNHPSVFMWSIGNEVGEQGAGEEGAAVAARLTAICHEEDPTRPTIAGMNTADPKGPFAAAVDAIGLNYQGVGIYGRPAQYPLFHESLPDKFIVGSETASTLSSRGVYTFPVAPGPGTPATAQAGQDVEKRQVSSYDLYFAPWSYAPDKEFAAQDRYPFLGGEFVWTGFDYLGEPTPFDASRSSYFGIIDLAGFKKDRFYLYQAYWRPELPMAHILPHWTWPERAGQVTPVHVYTSGDEAELFLNGKSLGRKKKGEAEYRLRWDDAVYEPGELRVVAYKEGREWATDSVKTAGAAGRLLLEPDRATISGDGRDLSFVTLKVTDGEGRVVPRSMNLIRFEVEGPGEIVATDNGDPTDMTRFPSTERKAFNGLALVIVRARPGAQGRITVTARSEGLSEARTRIHLK from the coding sequence ATGAAAATACCGCATGGGATAAGGCGAAGGGGACTGATTTTGGGGTGCGGCGTCCTCTGCGCCCTGCTGGGATTCGGGGATCGGCAGCGCTCCCCGCTGGTGGCGAGCGCGTCGGACGCTTCCCCGCGGGAGCGGTTGCTGATCAACGACGGCTGGCGCTTCATCCAGGGGGATCCTCCGGGCGCCTCCTCCGGCCTCGGCTACGACGCGGTCAAGGCGTGGGTCCTCCCGACGGGGAACGCGTTTCTGGCCGACCCGGCGAAAGGACCGGTCCGGCCCGATGGGAATCCCGGGGTGAACACGGCCTACGCCGCCCCCGCTTTCGACGACAGCGGCTGGCGCACTCTCGACCTCCCCCACGACTACGCCGTCGAGGGGCCCTTCACCGATGCCGTCAGCGGGAGCGCCGGCCGCCTCCCCGCGCCCGGAGTGGCCTGGTACCGGAAAAGGCTGAGCATCCCGGGAAGCGACGCGGGCCGGTCCCTCTTCCTCGACATAGACGGCGCCATGTCCTACAGCATGGTCTGGTGCAACGGCCGTTTCGTGGGCGGCTGGCCCTACGGCTACGCCTCCTACCGGCTCGACCTGACCCCCTATCTCAGGCCGGGCCGGGCCAACCTGCTGGCCATCCGGCTCGACAACCCGGTCCCGAAAGACGCGGGCTGGCAGTCCGGGTCGTCGCGCTGGTACCCGGGCGCCGGAATCTACCGCAATGTCTGGCTCGAGAAGACCGGGCCGGTGCACGTGGGGCAGTGGGGCACCTTCGTCACCACGCCCGAGGTTTCCGCGGCCAGGGCCCGGATCCACCTTAAGGCCTCGATCGACAACGATTCGGCCCGGGACGCCCGGTTGCGCGTGGCCCACGAGATCTTCGAGATCGACCGGGGGGGCCGGAGGGGGCTGAAGGCGGTGGCCACGATCGGACCGGTCCTTGTGCGGGTCCCCGCGGGGGAAAGCGCCTCGGCCGAGGCGGACGGGACCCTGAGAAATCCGAAACTCTGGGGGATCGGGGAGGGACAGAACCCCCACCGCTACCTGGCGGTGACGACGGTGCGGCAGGAGGGGAAGACGGTCGATGTGTACGAAACCCCCTTCGGGATCCGTACCCTCCGATTCGACCCCGACCGGGGGTTTTTCCTCAACGGGCGGCACCTCAGGCTCAACGGCGTCTGCAACCACCACGACCTCGGGGCGCTGGGGGCGGCGGTGAACACGCGGGCCCTGGAGCGGCAGCTGGAGATGCTGGCGGAGATGGGGGTGAACGCGATCCGGACCTCCCACAACCCCCCGGCGCCCGAGCTGCTGGGGCTGGCCGACCGGATGGGGTTTCTGATCATGGACGAGGCGTTCGACGTCTGGGCCAGGGCGAAGACGGAGCTCGATTATCACCGGCTCTTCCCGGAGTGGCACGAACAGGACCTGCGCGCGCTCCTGCGGCGCGACCGCAACCACCCCTCGGTCTTCATGTGGAGCATCGGCAACGAGGTCGGGGAGCAGGGGGCCGGGGAGGAGGGCGCGGCCGTGGCGGCCCGGCTCACGGCCATCTGTCACGAGGAGGACCCGACCCGTCCCACCATCGCCGGGATGAACACGGCCGATCCCAAGGGGCCGTTTGCGGCCGCGGTCGACGCCATCGGGCTGAACTACCAGGGGGTGGGCATCTACGGCCGGCCGGCCCAGTACCCCCTCTTTCATGAGAGCCTGCCGGACAAGTTCATCGTGGGGAGCGAGACCGCCTCCACCCTCTCCAGCCGCGGCGTGTACACCTTCCCGGTGGCCCCGGGCCCCGGGACCCCGGCCACGGCCCAGGCGGGGCAGGACGTGGAAAAGCGGCAGGTCAGCTCCTACGACCTCTACTTCGCCCCCTGGTCCTACGCCCCCGACAAGGAGTTCGCCGCCCAGGACCGCTACCCCTTCCTGGGGGGGGAGTTCGTCTGGACGGGATTCGATTACCTGGGGGAACCGACGCCGTTTGACGCGTCGCGCAGCTCCTATTTCGGCATCATCGATCTGGCCGGGTTCAAAAAGGACCGGTTTTATCTCTACCAGGCCTACTGGCGCCCCGAGCTCCCGATGGCCCATATCCTGCCGCACTGGACCTGGCCCGAGCGGGCGGGACAGGTGACGCCGGTGCACGTCTACACGTCGGGGGACGAGGCGGAGCTCTTCCTGAACGGGAAGTCGCTGGGACGAAAGAAAAAAGGGGAGGCCGAGTACCGGTTGCGCTGGGACGACGCCGTCTATGAGCCGGGGGAGCTCCGCGTGGTGGCTTACAAGGAAGGCAGGGAGTGGGCGACCGATTCGGTCAAAACCGCCGGGGCCGCCGGACGGCTGCTGCTCGAGCCGGACCGGGCGACGATCTCGGGGGACGGCAGGGACTTGTCGTTCGTGACCCTCAAGGTGACGGACGGGGAGGGGAGGGTCGTTCCCCGTTCGATGAACCTGATCCGTTTCGAGGTGGAGGGGCCCGGGGAGATCGTGGCGACCGACAACGGAGACCCGACCGACATGACCCGCTTTCCGTCGACCGAGCGGAAGGCGTTCAACGGCCTGGCGCTCGTGATCGTCCGGGCGCGCCCCGGCGCGCAAGGACGGATCACGGTGACCGCCCGGTCCGAAGGCCTCAGCGAAGCCCGAACCCGCATCCACCTGAAATAG
- a CDS encoding DUF169 domain-containing protein: protein MDAKTKALFIRKWEKYFPGSEWPLACFYSDSLCGAEPAPMPRPSDKGYTCVFGQLAAVRAGKPLAFNGENLGCFGAIGTLGFSANAPTREEAAYLVDFLVTTEKFYRSAAQVEATMKHNPPLPARGRYLVVKRWDALEKADRPQVVCFFATPDTVSGLHALAGYDSMTPHAVMAPFSSGCDTLIGFAMKELDSAEPRAVLGGFDPSMRSCTKPSVLTFSVPWPKFLTMLDNMDRCFLTTTVWDVIRRRMQRT from the coding sequence ATGGACGCAAAAACCAAGGCCCTGTTCATCAGGAAATGGGAAAAGTATTTTCCGGGGAGCGAATGGCCCCTCGCCTGCTTTTACTCCGACAGCCTGTGCGGCGCAGAGCCGGCCCCCATGCCCAGGCCCAGCGACAAGGGATACACCTGCGTCTTCGGCCAGCTGGCGGCGGTCCGGGCGGGGAAACCCCTCGCCTTCAACGGAGAGAATCTCGGGTGCTTCGGCGCCATCGGGACCCTGGGATTTTCGGCAAACGCCCCGACCCGGGAGGAGGCCGCCTACCTGGTCGATTTCCTGGTCACCACGGAGAAGTTCTACAGGAGCGCGGCCCAGGTCGAGGCCACGATGAAGCACAATCCCCCGCTCCCCGCCCGGGGCAGATACCTGGTGGTCAAGAGGTGGGACGCGCTGGAAAAAGCCGACAGGCCGCAGGTCGTCTGCTTTTTCGCCACCCCGGACACGGTTTCGGGCCTGCACGCGCTGGCCGGCTATGACAGCATGACGCCGCACGCGGTCATGGCCCCCTTCTCTTCCGGCTGCGACACCCTGATCGGGTTTGCCATGAAGGAGCTCGACAGCGCCGAGCCTCGGGCGGTCCTGGGTGGTTTCGATCCCTCCATGAGGTCGTGCACCAAACCCTCGGTCCTGACCTTCTCCGTCCCCTGGCCCAAGTTCCTGACCATGCTCGACAACATGGACCGCTGCTTTCTGACCACCACGGTCTGGGACGTCATCCGCCGCCGCATGCAGAGAACCTGA
- a CDS encoding aldo/keto reductase, producing the protein MAEMIECTVPRRRFIRTAAAASAGLALGPWFVFGKARPARLMKRPMGRLGFEATTLGLGGQASLQWTPADEDPVRIILKAFDLGVNYYDTSNVYDGSQSFYGKAFRELHLIPGQAGYNESLRRSIFLTSKTALRFGKGGWQKQGLINVSNGKGGHTADDLRRTLSQVFGDGQGGYPGGSYLNMVLLHSISTMADIDAAFEGYDKPDPKAETIGALATLVDFRDGTNLTGLNPKEEKLIRHIGFSGHAAPDIMMEIIQRDRRRVLDGMLVAINANDRMNFSMQYNVIPVAAANDIGVIAMKVFADGAMYSKPATWTSRPDMVVRTVGSPSLPSHRLVEYALTTPGVHTAIIGTGHIDPDASACQLEQNLLAAQVEPDAFAVSDRREIEKMARTAKEGKTNYFQAAAQPLGGPREAAADQHLREGHRISSVRWQTAYAGDEPLARYEIWRDDRKAGEVPHRPQADRTPFSFEERLGDKAAHRYRVVAVDAAGRRAETADLDLPAV; encoded by the coding sequence ATGGCTGAAATGATCGAATGCACCGTCCCCCGCCGGCGGTTTATCCGGACCGCCGCCGCGGCCTCGGCCGGACTGGCCCTCGGACCCTGGTTTGTTTTCGGAAAGGCCAGGCCCGCCCGCCTCATGAAGCGCCCGATGGGGCGCCTCGGCTTCGAGGCCACCACCCTCGGCCTGGGGGGACAGGCATCCCTGCAGTGGACTCCCGCGGACGAAGACCCTGTCAGGATCATCCTCAAGGCTTTCGATCTCGGGGTGAATTACTACGACACCTCAAACGTCTACGACGGCAGCCAGTCCTTCTACGGCAAGGCCTTCCGCGAGCTTCACCTGATCCCCGGGCAGGCGGGGTACAACGAGAGTCTCCGTCGATCCATCTTCCTGACGAGCAAGACCGCCCTCCGCTTCGGCAAAGGGGGATGGCAGAAACAGGGCCTGATCAACGTCTCCAACGGCAAGGGCGGCCACACGGCGGACGATTTGCGGCGGACCCTGTCGCAGGTCTTCGGGGACGGGCAGGGGGGGTATCCCGGCGGCTCCTACCTGAACATGGTGCTGCTGCACAGCATCTCGACCATGGCCGACATCGACGCCGCCTTCGAGGGGTACGACAAACCCGACCCGAAAGCGGAGACCATCGGCGCCCTGGCCACGCTAGTCGACTTCCGCGACGGCACCAACCTCACCGGCCTCAATCCGAAGGAGGAAAAGCTCATCCGCCACATCGGCTTCTCGGGCCACGCGGCCCCCGATATCATGATGGAGATCATCCAGAGGGATCGCCGTCGGGTCCTGGACGGGATGCTCGTGGCCATCAACGCCAACGACCGGATGAATTTCAGCATGCAGTACAACGTCATCCCGGTGGCCGCGGCAAACGACATCGGCGTCATCGCCATGAAGGTGTTCGCCGACGGCGCCATGTACTCGAAACCTGCCACCTGGACCAGCCGCCCCGACATGGTGGTCCGGACCGTGGGAAGCCCCTCCCTCCCCAGCCACCGGCTGGTGGAATATGCCTTGACCACCCCCGGGGTCCACACGGCCATTATCGGCACCGGGCATATCGATCCCGATGCGTCGGCGTGCCAGCTGGAGCAGAACCTGCTCGCCGCCCAGGTCGAACCCGACGCGTTCGCCGTCTCCGACCGACGCGAGATCGAAAAAATGGCCCGCACTGCCAAGGAGGGCAAAACCAACTACTTCCAGGCCGCCGCCCAGCCGCTCGGAGGGCCGCGCGAAGCCGCGGCCGATCAGCACCTGCGGGAAGGCCATCGGATTTCCAGCGTCAGATGGCAGACGGCCTACGCGGGGGACGAGCCCTTGGCCCGCTATGAAATCTGGCGGGACGACCGGAAAGCGGGGGAGGTGCCCCACAGGCCGCAGGCCGATCGGACCCCCTTTTCCTTCGAGGAAAGGCTCGGGGACAAGGCGGCACACCGATACCGGGTCGTGGCGGTGGACGCCGCCGGACGGAGGGCCGAGACGGCCGATCTGGACCTGCCCGCCGTCTAG
- a CDS encoding aldo/keto reductase, whose protein sequence is MAGFPDTPLSRRKFLKGATLVSASLSLGPHFVFGKTGPDRLMKRPIGRLGFEATTLGLGGQSSLQWTPADEDPVRIILKAFDLGINYYDTSNVYGPSQSNYGKAFRELHLVPGRPGYNERLRRSFFLTTKTMLRFGKGGWKKEGLWSWTDGAQGSTTVDDIRRTLSLVFGDGQGAYPRGAYVDMVLVHALESQADIEAVYEGYGHPDPKAEHIGALTTLVDFRDGTNLTGLNPKEERLLRHIGFSAHASPATTMEMIQRDHRGVLDGLLVAINANDRMNFSMQLNAIPVAAANNIGVIAMKVFADGAMYSKPATWTSRADMLVRTVGSPALPSRRLVEYSLTTPGVHTAVIGIGHIDSDSAACQLEQNLLAAQVEPAALGAGDRRAIEELAHSAKEGKTNYFQAAAQPLGSPRSPEASQRMRGERRTARLEWHTAYAGDEPLVRYEIWRDGRKTAETPHKPQARLNTPFAFEETLADRSAHRYRVVAVDRAGRRAGTEELDLPNI, encoded by the coding sequence ATGGCCGGTTTCCCGGATACCCCCCTTTCGAGGCGAAAATTTCTCAAGGGCGCCACGCTCGTATCCGCGAGCCTCTCCCTCGGACCCCATTTCGTCTTTGGCAAAACCGGGCCCGACCGCCTGATGAAGCGTCCCATCGGACGCCTCGGTTTCGAGGCGACAACCCTCGGCCTGGGAGGCCAATCCTCCCTGCAGTGGACCCCCGCGGACGAGGATCCCGTCAGGATCATCCTCAAGGCCTTCGACCTCGGGATCAATTATTACGACACCTCGAACGTCTACGGCCCCAGCCAGTCCAACTACGGCAAGGCGTTCCGCGAGCTTCACCTGGTCCCCGGGCGGCCGGGGTACAACGAACGGCTCCGCCGCTCCTTCTTCCTGACCACGAAGACGATGCTCCGCTTCGGCAAGGGAGGGTGGAAGAAGGAGGGGCTCTGGAGCTGGACCGACGGCGCCCAGGGATCGACCACTGTGGACGACATCCGGCGCACCCTGTCGCTCGTCTTCGGAGACGGGCAGGGGGCCTACCCCAGGGGGGCCTACGTCGACATGGTCCTGGTTCACGCCCTGGAGAGCCAGGCCGACATCGAGGCAGTCTACGAGGGGTACGGCCATCCCGATCCCAAGGCGGAGCACATCGGCGCGCTGACCACTCTCGTCGACTTCCGGGACGGCACCAACCTCACGGGCCTCAACCCGAAGGAGGAAAGGCTCCTGCGCCATATCGGCTTCTCGGCCCACGCCTCGCCGGCCACCACGATGGAGATGATCCAGCGCGACCACCGGGGGGTGCTCGACGGGTTGCTCGTGGCCATCAACGCCAACGACCGGATGAACTTCAGCATGCAGCTGAACGCGATCCCCGTGGCCGCGGCCAACAATATCGGCGTCATCGCCATGAAGGTGTTCGCCGACGGCGCCATGTATTCCAAACCGGCGACCTGGACCAGCCGGGCCGACATGCTGGTCAGGACCGTGGGCAGCCCCGCGCTTCCCAGCCGCCGGCTGGTGGAATACTCCCTGACCACCCCCGGCGTTCATACCGCCGTCATCGGCATCGGGCACATCGACAGCGACTCCGCAGCCTGCCAGCTCGAGCAGAACCTCCTTGCCGCCCAGGTCGAACCGGCCGCCCTCGGCGCGGGCGACCGCCGCGCGATCGAAGAGCTGGCGCATTCGGCCAAGGAGGGCAAAACCAACTACTTCCAGGCCGCCGCACAGCCCCTGGGCTCCCCGCGCTCGCCGGAAGCCAGCCAGCGGATGCGGGGAGAGCGGCGCACGGCGAGGCTTGAGTGGCATACGGCTTACGCGGGAGACGAACCTCTGGTGCGGTACGAAATCTGGCGCGACGGCCGGAAAACGGCCGAGACGCCCCACAAGCCGCAGGCCAGGCTGAACACCCCCTTCGCCTTCGAGGAAACCCTGGCCGACCGTTCCGCCCATCGCTACCGGGTGGTCGCCGTGGACCGCGCGGGAAGGAGGGCCGGGACCGAAGAGCTGGACCTTCCAAACATCTGA